One window of Medicago truncatula cultivar Jemalong A17 chromosome 2, MtrunA17r5.0-ANR, whole genome shotgun sequence genomic DNA carries:
- the LOC25486513 gene encoding pentatricopeptide repeat-containing protein At2g06000 — protein MDHQPRDSNLNHPARASTTNAVPRHVTLSDAALPTMGPIRRADAWFVKLASTVFVRYTSFDRFIFYFSKHLTPNLVQEIVNSRFNKTPLLGFRVVEFTKEKLHMNHNYWTYNMLLRSLCETNHHRSAKLVYDWMRFDGQVPDSWLLGFLVSSYALIGRFDVSKELLVDVQCNNVGVNVVVYNDLFNILIIKNKAREAVDLFWELVRLRYCPVTYTINILMRGLCRAGEIDEACKLLGDLRSFGCSPDVITYNTIIHGFCRISEVDRARSFLNEVCLNGQVAPDVVSYTTIISGYCKLSRMKEASSLFDEMIRSGTMPNAFTFNALIDGFVKLGDMASSLAMYHKMLFRGCNPDVVTFTSLINGYFVVGQVKPALEMWNEMNSRKVAASLYTFSVLVNGFCKNNRLHEARDILTRLKQSDVVPQSFVYNPVIDGYCKSGNVDEANKILAEMEENRCKPDKLTYTILIIGHCSKGRMAEAIGIFDKMLAVCCAPDEITINNLRSCLLKAGMPAEAARVKQALCHKHNSSTSLKKKSFHESTNADITIAAY, from the coding sequence ATGGATCATCAACCTCGTGATTCAAATCTCAACCATCCCGCACGTGCTTCCACCACGAATGCTGTTCCTCGGCACGTGACACTCTCCGATGCCGCCCTTCCCACAATGGGTCCCATTAGAAGAGCTGACGCCTGGTTCGTCAAACTCGCTTCAACCGTTTTCGTTCGTTACACTTCATTCGAccgtttcattttttattttagtaaacaTTTAACTCCAAATCTCGTTCAAGAGATTGTTAATTCTAGGTTTAACAAAACTCCTTTGTTAGGTTTTAGGGTTGTTGAATTCACTAAAGAGAAATTGCATATGAATCATAATTATTGGACTTATAATATGCTTTTGAGATCGCTTTGTGAAACGAATCATCATCGTTCCGCGAAATTGGTTTACGATTGGATGAGATTTGATGGGCAGGTTCCTGATAGTTGGTTGTTAGGGTTTTTGGTTTCGTCGTATGCTTTGATTGGTAGATTCGATGTTTCAAAAGAGTTGCTTGTTGATGTTCAGTGTAATAATGTTGgggttaatgttgttgtttacaatgatttgtttaatattttgattataaagAATAAAGCGAGGGAGGCTGTTGATTTGTTTTGGGAGCTTGTTCGGTTAAGGTATTGTCCGGTTACTTATACCATCAATATTTTAATGCGGGGTTTGTGTCGGGCGGGTGAAATTGATGAGGCGTGTAAGCTTCTTGGTGATTTGAGGAGTTTTGGTTGTTCACCGGATGTGATTACTTATAATACTATTATTCATGGTTTTTGCCGGATTAGTGAGGTTGATAGAGCTAGAAGCTTCCTTAATGAGGTTTGTTTGAATGGCCAAGTTGCGCCCGATGTTGTTAGTTATACGACAATTATATCGGGTTATTGCAAGTTGAGTAGGATGAAAGAGGCATCTTCGCTTTTTGATGAAATGATTAGATCGGGAACTATGCCTAATGCATTTACTTTTAACGCTCTTATTGATGGATTTGTTAAGTTGGGGGACATGGCTTCCTCGTTAGCCATGTACCACAAGATGCTTTTTCGTGGATGTAATCCTGATGTTGTTACTTTCACTTCCCTTATTAACGGCTATTTTGTAGTTGGCCAAGTGAAACCTGCCTTAGAAATGTGGAATGAAATGAATAGCAGAAAAGTTGCAGCAAGTTTATATACTTTCTCTGTTCTTGTCAATGGTTTTTGCAAGAACAACAGACTGCACGAGGCTCGTGACATTTTGACAAGACTGAAGCAGAGTGACGTTGTTCCACAATCATTTGTCTACAATCCTGTTATTGATGGATATTGTAAATCAGGGAACGTTGACGAGGCTAATAAAATTCTTGCTGAAATGGAGGAGAATAGGTGCAAGCCTGATAAGTTGACATATACCATTCTTATTATTGGGCATTGTTCGAAAGGGAGAATGGCCGAAGCAATTGGTATCTTTGATAAAATGTTGGCAGTTTGTTGCGCCCCTGATGAAATCACTATAAATAATTTACGTTCGTGTCTTTTGAAGGCCGGAATGCCTGCTGAAGCTGCCCGCGTTAAGCAAGCTCTATGCCATAAGCACAACTCGAGTActtcattgaagaagaaatctTTTCATGAAAGTACAAATGCAGATATAACCATTGCTGCTTATTGA
- the LOC11443267 gene encoding serine/threonine-protein kinase RIPK — translation MKLKWKSIFPASCFKGEYPSPKPKKVVATKPRSASTSTHRISIEELSNPNATEDLSISLAGSNLYAFTVAELKVITQQFSSSNHLGAGGFGPVHKGFIDDKVRPGLKAQSVAVKLLDLESKQGHKEWLTEVVVLGQLRDPHLVKLIGYCIEDEHRLLVYEYLPRGSLENQLFRRFSASLPWSTRMKIAVGAAKGLAFLHEAEQPVIFRDFKASNILLDSDYNAKLSDFGLAKDGPEGDDTHVSTRVMGTQGYAAPEYVMTGHLTAKSDVYSFGVVLLELLTGRKSVDKNRPQREQNLVDWARPMLIDSRKISKIMDPKLEGQYSEMGAKKAASLAYQCLSHRPKSRPTMSNVVKILEPLQDFDDIPIGPFVYTVPIDNNEVAKEKDQAKEYETNRERRRENDKYHRNGHRHHPLKSPKSPSPQSQSQSRPQSRPQPHLQIDKHRNGRESGLNSPLSHMNRNGRESGANSPSPHMNRNGRESGSNSPLPRINRNGRETGSNSPMPRINRNGRESGSNSPLPHINRNGRGSGSDSPSPDKKSYEN, via the exons atgaaactcAAATGGAAATCTATTTTCCCAGCAAGTTGTTTCAAGGGAGAGTATCCATCACCAAAACCAAAGAAAGTGGTAGCTACAAAACCAAGAAGTGCTTCAACATCAACTCATAGGATTTCAATAGAGGAATTGAGCAATCCAAACGCGACGGAAGATTTATCGATTTCTCTAGCAGGATCTAATCTTTATGCGTTTACCGTAGCCGAGCTTAAGGTTATAACACAGCAGTTTTCTTCAAGTAATCATCTTGGTGCTGGTGGGTTTGGACCTGTTCATAAGGGGTTTATAGATGATAAGGTTAGGCCTGGTTTGAAGGCTCAATCTGTTGCTGTTAAACTCTTGGACTTAGAAAGCAAACAAGGTCATAAAGAGTGGTTG ACTGAAGTTGTTGTTTTGGGGCAATTAAGGGATCCACACCTTGTGAAGCTAATAGGATATTGCATTGAAGATGAACATAGACTTTTGGTATATGAATATTTACCAAGAGGCAGCTTGGAAAATCAATTATTTAGAA gaTTCTCAGCATCACTACCATGGTCAACAAGAATGAAAATTGCTGTTGGAGCTGCAAAAGGTTTAGCCTTTCTTCATGAAGCTGAGCAACCAGTTATTTTTAGAGATTTCAAAGCTTCAAACATCTTGTTAGACTCG gatTACAATGCAAAACTCTCTGACTTTGGGTTGGCAAAGGATGGTCCTGAAGGAGATGACACCCACGTTTCAACAAGAGTTATGGGTACTCAAGGGTATGCTGCCCCAGAATATGTCATGACag GTCACTTAACGGCCAAGAGTGACGTGTACAGCTTTGGAGTAGTTTTATTGGAGTTGCTAACAGGGAGAAAGTCAGTGGACAAAAATCGTCCTCAAAGGGAACAAAACCTAGTAGATTGGGCAAGACCAATGTTAATTGATTCAAGGAAAATTAGCAAAATTATGGATCCAAAACTTGAAGGACAATATTCCGAAATGGGTGCTAAAAAAGCAGCTTCATTGGCTTATCAATGTCTTAGTCATAGACCAAAGAGTAGGCCAACAATGAGCAATGTGGTTAAAATTTTGGAACCTTTACAAGATTTTGATGATATTCCAATTGGACCATTTGTTTACACTGTTCCAATTGATAATAATGAAGTGGCTAAAGAAAAGGATCAAGCAAAGGAGTATGAAACAAATAGGGAGAGGAGGAGGgaaaatgataaatatcatagGAATGGTCATAGGCATCATCCACTTAAATCGCCAAAGTCGCCAAGTCCTCAATCACAATCGCAATCACGACCACAATCACGGCCACAACCACATCTGCAGATTGACAAGCATCGAAATGGTAGAGAAAGTGGGTTGAATTCTCCTTTGTCACACATGAATCGAAATGGTAGAGAAAGTGGGGCAAATTCTCCTTCGCCACACATGAATCGAAATGGTAGAGAAAGTGGGTCAAATTCTCCTTTGCCCCGCATAAATCGAAATGGTAGAGAAACCGGGTCAAATTCTCCTATGCCGCGCATAAATCGAAATGGTAGAGAAAGTGGGTCAAATTCTCCTTTACCACACATAAATCGAAATGGCAGAGGAAGTGGGTCAGATTCTCCTTCGCCAGACAAAAAAAGCTATGAAAATTAG